The proteins below come from a single Orcinus orca chromosome 6, mOrcOrc1.1, whole genome shotgun sequence genomic window:
- the HMGB2 gene encoding high mobility group protein B2, translating to MGKGDPNKPRGKMSSYAFFVQTCREEHKKKHPDSSVNFAEFSKKCSERWKTMSAKEKSKFEDMAKSDKARYDREMKNYVPPKGDKKGKKKDPNAPKRPPSAFFLFCSEHRPKIKSEHPGLSIGDTAKKLGEMWSEQSAKDKQPYEQKAAKLKEKYEKDIAAYRAKGKSEAGKKGPGRPTGSKKKNEPEDEEEEEEEEDEDEEEEDEDEE from the exons ATGGGGAAGGGCGACCCCAACAAGCCGCGGGGCAAGATGTCCTCGTACGCCTTCTTCGTGCAGACCTGCCGGGAGGAGCACAAGAAGAAACACCCCGATTCCTCGGTCAACTTCGCCGAGTTCTCCAAGAAATGTTCCGAGAGATGGAAG ACCATGTCTGCCAAGGAAAAATCCAAGTTTGAAGATATGGCAAAAAGTGACAAAGCTCGCTATGACAGGGAGATGAAGAATTATGTTCCTCCCAAAGGTgacaagaagggaaagaaaaaagatcccAATGCGCCTAAAAGGCCTCc ATCTGCCTTCTTCCTGTTTTGCTCCGAACATCGCCCAAAGATCAAGAGCGAGCACCCTGGCTTATCCATTGGCGATACTGCCAAAAAATTGGGTGAAATGTGGTCTGAGCAGTCAGCCAAAGACAAACAACCCTATGAACAGAAAGCAGCTAAGCTAAAGGAGAAGTATGAAAAG GATATTGCCGCATACCGTGCCAAGGGCAAGAGTGAAGCGGGAAAGAAGGGCCCTGGCAGGCCAACAGGCTCCAAGAAGAAGAATGAACCAGaagatgaggaagaggaagaggaggaagaggatgaagatgaggaggaagaggatgaagaTGAGGAATGA